A region of Massilia sp. WG5 DNA encodes the following proteins:
- a CDS encoding TSUP family transporter, translated as MLDFLVLACAAFLAGLVDAVVGGGGLIQIPAIFAVFPKEVPATLLGTNKLASMCGTSVAAVKYARRVQVAWSTAAPAAIAAFALAFVGAWTVTRVPGDFVRSLLPLILLAVAVYTFKKKDFGSVHAPVHSGMTERLLATGIGAAIGFYDGFFGPGTGSFLIFMFVRFFGFDFLGASAAAKIVNVACNVSALLWFGYSGHLIWKLAALMAVCQVGGSLIGTRLALKHGSGFVRKLFLVVVSLLIVKTAYDSFTKVGW; from the coding sequence ATGCTTGATTTCCTCGTCCTGGCCTGCGCGGCCTTTCTTGCCGGTCTGGTCGATGCTGTGGTGGGAGGGGGAGGGCTGATCCAGATCCCGGCGATCTTCGCCGTGTTCCCGAAGGAAGTGCCGGCGACCCTGCTGGGGACCAACAAATTGGCGTCGATGTGCGGCACCTCGGTGGCGGCGGTGAAATATGCGCGCCGGGTGCAGGTGGCGTGGAGCACAGCCGCCCCGGCCGCCATCGCCGCCTTCGCCCTTGCCTTCGTCGGCGCCTGGACCGTGACCCGCGTGCCGGGCGATTTCGTACGCAGCCTGCTGCCGTTGATCCTGTTGGCGGTTGCGGTCTACACCTTCAAGAAAAAGGATTTCGGGTCGGTGCACGCCCCGGTCCACAGCGGCATGACGGAGCGCCTGCTGGCGACCGGCATCGGCGCCGCCATCGGCTTCTATGACGGCTTCTTCGGTCCGGGCACCGGCAGCTTCCTGATCTTCATGTTCGTACGCTTCTTCGGCTTTGATTTCCTGGGCGCCTCGGCGGCGGCGAAGATCGTCAACGTGGCCTGCAATGTGTCGGCCCTGCTGTGGTTCGGCTACAGCGGCCACCTGATCTGGAAGCTGGCTGCGCTGATGGCGGTATGCCAGGTCGGCGGCTCGCTGATCGGCACCAGGCTGGCGCTGAAGCACGGCAGCGGCTTCGTGCGCAAATTGTTCCTGGTCGTGGTGTCCTTGCTGATTGTAAAGACGGCCTACGATTCGTTCACAAAGGTGGGCTGGTGA